From the Trifolium pratense cultivar HEN17-A07 linkage group LG4, ARS_RC_1.1, whole genome shotgun sequence genome, the window TTTGAATGTTTTTTACTCTGTTCTACAACAATTCCTGTGTACAAGTGGGGGTAATGAATAGGTAGTGACTCTTGAGTTTTTGATGAAATCAAGTTAAAATGAAATATGTTCAAAGTTCAAtctatttattaatttgttggTTTTTGTTTGAAGGGTTAATCCTGTATATAAAGAGCTTGTGTCCAAAGTGGATTACAAACGTGTCTTGAATGAAATCCAAGAGTTTTACAGAATACAGATGaacttttttttgaaatagCAAATAAGTTAGAAACAGCACCTCAGGCTCAAGATGAACCAAAGAAGGGAAAGAAGATACAAGGAACCTGTTTTACGGAATACAGATGAATTATATTGCAACTGTAGAATTAGGCATAAAAAAGTACTATAGTATCCTCAACTAACTGATGTTTACATTTTCAGTTATGTAGCTTGATAGCAGAGCTAGCATCAGCAGCAGCAAGTGAAAAGGGGGTAACATTTGAAGAAGCTATGGAAGAACGATTGTGTGCATATTCCCGAGCTGTTGCTCATTTTCCCACAGCAGTTAAGGAGgtaaagatgaaatttttatgatatttgcAATAACAAGTAGATGTagatacaatatatatatatatatatatatatatatatatatatatatatatatatatatatatatatatatatatatatatatatagcatatTGATACTTGATAGTATGAGGATAGACCAGAGGTGTCTAcgcaggggcgtctccgagttttaggaggctctgtgcaaaatataaaagtggccccttaataaaaaaaaattaaaaaaattatcgatttaaaatgcatataatataaaaaaaaaacattcttgtaaacatataaattatcaatattaaaccttacattaaattaaatggaacaagaaatacaaaataattatctttgaatataacgtcaaaaaggaacatcataatctaagattaaattttatgcaaagattaaaatggactagaactatatttacgagtatagataactaatatattgatactcatgatatttatgaacattaacaatatataactattattttagggcctaaaaattaatctattaatatacatctgatattttataggtataaataatatataagtaatattataggacctcaaaattttgagttgaggccctcaaaattttgaggccctatgccgtcgcacacctcgcacatgcatGCGAGCCTCCTCTGTGTCTACGTGCCATGGTTGTATGATGATCTGGGATCTATAACTGATCCGACACAAAGAAGATTAGATTGTGAGAGAATATTACTCTGTCTCGTGAATTTGGCGACTAGGGTTAAACTGACTGTATGGGCTATGGATATTCACTTTTATATTCACCAGATGATGGTAGAGTAAGAGACCTTTCAGCAGCCTGACCAAAGAACAATCCAACTTACCATGGGTCATTCATAAAATAAAGCCTAATtgtcttccaaaaaaaaagaagcccAAGTACTATATTCACTGataattaaatgcatttttataaataatgttGTTAAATAGTAGTGCTATAGCgcagcagaatttgaacaaatcgctATTGTTCTGTGATACcctatatttataaatatattgtcAAATAGCAGGCACTATAGTATTGTTTCATAGTGAAATTTGAGGAAAACgactatttttcacaatctgCTATTAACAACACTGATTATAAATAAGAATTTATATGATTGATATATTGATGATTAATCAATATTTTAGTTGCTACTGAATAATGCTAATCAGTAAATTATACATAAAGAAACCAACAGCTAAATGGTACGAATACAACCAGTGCAGTGAATATTCTGTTCACAAGATTTTTAACTATGATATGAACTTTTATTTACTTATCTTGGCTGTGTTTGCAGTTCAAATGGAGGAATGGTTGGTTTTATTCTCTTTTTGAGAAGGCTACTGCCCAAGGCAAGCCTGACCCTTGTCCTCTACACACCCAATGGCTCAAAGAGTTGAAAATTGTATAAGAATTGAAGTTGAACTCTCATGTGTCACTAGGTAGGTTACCAGCTTCTCATAGCTATGTGTAGGCTTGTGAAGAGTAATTAGTTACTTACAGGCTTGTAGAATTTATCCAGATATAGATAATGATGTCCATTTTCATCATATTGCTTCAAAACATTGTACCTGTTACttgaaagataaataaaataagatttgtatttttccagaattttttattttataaacctTTAAAACATGTGTGGGGCTAATCTTGGTCGGAAGAGACTATCTTTTGTGGTCCATCATATATTTggaaaaagaaagttttgtttctCATACACCAAATGCACCATACTGCTTTAATTGACTTCACTGTAGAGAAATAGTTCTGAAATTAAGGAAATGTAAAAATGCCCTACCCCTTCAATATTACCTTCTAACGGCCAACCCCACAATTATCTTATGTAAAGGTTCATTTAAATAGGAAATGCAAGCATGACAAGTTCATCTCAAGTTGGCTCCACACAAAACCCAGAACTTTGGAAGGAGTAGTAATTTTCCACAGCCATCTCAAAGCCACCTACCAAGAACCAGGATCTGAAACATCATAGCTGCTTCTGATAAGTTCTTTATATCTCGAGGTCACCGTGAAACCGCAGCAACATCATAGCTTTTGATAAGTTCTTTATAGTACGACTTCACAGTGAAATGCAGCAACATCACAACTTCTGATAAGTTCTTTATAGCACGACTTCACGGTGAAACTGCAAACAGGATCAACGAACTAAGTCTATTTATTTCCAAATCTCATTCTACGCATTATATATTCCAAATAATTCCAATTCAGACAATCATACATCTTCTTGAAATCTACCTTGACTTGACCAATAGGCAATTATATTTTCTTCTCTTCGTCAAATCTATGAACTAGCTTAACTTTGTAGTCAGTCACAATATCTCTAATCCGATCTAATTAATATGACGATTTTAATACATTATTTGTAGTTGCCGTAAGTACATCTCAAATAGTAAAAGACCATACCAACATTTGATATGTGTTGAGTCGTGAATTCGAACCTACAATTCTCTATTTCTCTACATTTTAGTGTCAGTAAAGCTGAATTAGAAAAACACTTCATCTCTTGTTATTAACATTAAAAGTaagttgacaatatttttatacTATATTAATTATGTGATCATTAAACTCAAATGCTATACTACTTTTTATGTTTAAGGTGGCTGAAGTATATTTTGTTATCAGCACATCAACAGTATCAGCTGATTATTAGAATTAAGTAAAGtaaattgaaataatttgaCATAGTTGTTAATCTTATCTTAAGTTTATGTTtatccaatccaatccaatccaaaaTCAAAATGGTGTAAAAGGGGTAAGAAATGTGAGATAGGATTCCGTGAGAAAGAGAAACGAGACAGAAAAAAGCAAATGGGTGTTAGATGGGGACCGGGGACCGTACCCGTGCAAGTTCAAAGGACACAACAAATATCAACAAACAAATAAGAGAGACtttcaaaataatttcttttgcgtccaccaatccaaacaatCCACCTACACTGTATATATACTACTAATACTAATTCATAAGATGTGGTAAGATATTTGCATCTTTAAATACGTGAAGTTGtgcaaaatgaaaatttaattggAATTGGGATGGGAGAATCTATGATGTGTATCTCAATATTTTTCAACAAACATTAATCATTGATAAACAATGGTGGAAATATGGTGTACACAATtgattagattttatttattatctGATTGAAGTCTGGTCTATGCATTATTCACCCTTCAAGTTCAAGTGAGCttttgcgtgagggggcgtgttagaaataatataaaatcattgatataGCTCTATCCCACACCTTAAAATATTGGGATAATCAATTATTTGACAATGATCAACATTTTGATATTTGAACTTTGAACCATAACAATTAtacttataatttatataaatcatactattatttattatttttatattagttcATCATAATTAGAGCATTTGCCTcaccaatattttattttttaatatagtttgtggtttatattttcatataagttgGTTATTTctcaattgaattgaatgacTCTAAGAATAAAACCTTGTAATTTCTAAGGGACAATCATTTTACCAACTCTATAAATATTAGGTTTTCTTGAATCACCCTAAATTTTAGGTTGAtacactactactactactactactactattattattatggaaaatgctaaacggtgcccccggggcactgtttaaggaaccaaatatagtaatatcacaatgaagtttgtgcagtcaacgtctCGAAAgtgtaaataatattatttttaattttaaaattttcttttttagtttccttaaccagtgcccccggggcaccgattagcatgaccctattattattattattttgatttgattttgactagatacattattattttttaatcactTTTTTACTAAGCATATTTTCTACGaatatcatcaaaataattattaaattttgaggATATTcgcaaaaaatatatactatttaGTAATTATTTTGAGGATATTCGCAGAAAATATGTTTAGTAAAAATTGAACTCTAgaccaaataattaaaagattcaagtcattaaatttgatttagtggtgaaaaatttaaataatatataagaggTCTTAAATTCAATCTTCACTAgctctattataaaaaaataaattaaaagattcAAATATACGGATATACCACACAGTTCCATTACGttagtttttgtattttaaagaATGAAATATCTACGAACTGAACTAAGTTAATAACTTTCAGATAAAAataatagttaaaattttaattatatatagaaaaaacattaatttcttttaaaagaaaaaaaagaaattacacaatttcttttaaaaggaaaaaaaaaaactacatccTTGCTGTCAATTACTAGTATTTTGGTAACATTTGTCTATCAGAATTAAATAAATCCTATATAAAGAGTATACATTGTAGTCAtaccttatataaaaaaataaattaaattaaattgcttaaaaaaataaattaaattaatgaaCATAGATCATAAACATGATATGATACAATACAATGCATTTccacaattttattattttcttcacATAACCAAACCagacaacaacaacagcagcaaACAATTTTGTTGCGGCTAATCTTTCAACTTCACTCagtctcttctcttacaaacaaaACAACCTTAGATTCTCCGAGTCAcaaattctttctttctttactCTATAAAAAACAACACTTTCATTCACACTGTTCTAtacttgtttttttgtttttctttcttttgagtACCCATCATGATTTTTCTTCCAGATTTCAGATAGGTATGTATACCCTTTTGTATATTATCTCTTAGATCCttcaaatttcttaaatttcatttctttttccaTTAATTCTAAGTTTCAACCCTATTTCACTCTTTGCTCTTCTGTGTTTTTTCTTCTGCTTATagatatatttttagaaatttttgATCTTGTTTGTGtagaaaatgaatataaaatttgaactttgattATTAGACTCATTGTTTTTGAGATCCCAATTTCATTCTATAGATCGTCTTCTTTACTTATTTTCCTGTTCATAAACTTGACTTTTTAGTTTCATTGTGTATGACATTGATGCTTGTGTGTGAGTTTTTTCCTGTCAAAATCATAAGGGTTTCTtgaaagttttcatttttttaggtaatttttgttttttattggaTGCTTATTTTCATGCTTGATTGATGGGTTGAAGTTGAACTGTCATGGAAGTTTCCctttttcaataatatatttgatttgtcAATCTTAGGaaattctttaataattttagAATAAAATGCCAACTTGTAATTATATGTGActtcttcaatttttaatatggAGAAAATAGATCCAGGGTCCCTTGTTTCCTTGATATTACAGGTTGGCACaagtttgaaaaaaatcttGTGGATGTTGACATGGTGTGTTAGTCTTTTCTCATAGACTCATAGTGTAGGctttttgtttgtgtgtgtgaaaAGAAACTAGTCATTGAGTTTTGCCTCTTTCTTCGCCAAAAATTGTTCCACTACATGAAATTTTCTCTGCATATAGATTTTAGTATTAGCTCTGCTTCATGAAAGAATGTGtttgaataaatatttgtaGACATGCCCTTTATTATATGCATGTAACTATTTAAGAACGGATGAATATGTATATGttcttttggtttttctttGTTCTACTGATTCTTTGTCTTCTGGTGATGGTGTTGGGGAGTTGATATGATCTTTATCTTCATTTGTATATGTTTGCGTGTTGAAGTTGACTGGGAAGTTCTTCTTGATTAAGTCGCAATACACGTGAGATTTGCCTGCTTTATGATGGAAACCGGTTATTTTCATGTTTATTACGTGTTCACCTTGCGTGTGTTTATTCTAAACACGAGTTACTCTTCTTGATTAAGTCGCAATACACGTGAGCTTAATGTTGTTTTTGTCATTAttggatttttgttttattcattaGTTCACTAGTCATATACATTTTCTGTTACTGTTTCCGCTACGCGACATGAAAACTTATTGCAAACAATTGACTTTGGTTGATTACTAATTCTATTCCTTTTgtggattttaattttgaaactttcagtaTTGCTTTGATAGAGTCCAGTACCGACTTCTGTTAGTTCAATCACGTGAGTTCTCAGAAGAGTTCTTCCATAGAAGGTAGATGGGTTCTAGAATCCCATCTCATCAGCTTAGCAATGGCCTATATGTATCAGGGCGGCCAGAGCAGCCGAAAGAAAGGCTTCCAACCATGACCTCAGCGGCCATGCCATATACCGGTGGAGACATAAAAAAGTCAGGAGAATTGGGGAAAATGTTTGATATACCTGTTGATGGCTCAAAATCTAGAAAATCTGGACCAATAACAGGTGCGCCATCACGGACAACATCTTTCGGAGGAGCCGGTTCACATTCTGGACCAATTCATCCTAATGCTGCTGCTCGAGCTATCTATACTACTGGTGGTGGTTCAACTTCACAAAAGAAATCAAATTCCGGGCCGCTGAGTAAGCATGGAGAACCGGTTAAAAGGTCTTCTGGTCCTCAGTCTGGTGGAGTAACTCCAACCGGGCGTCAAAATTCCGGACCGCTTCCTCCTATTCTTCCAACAACAGGTCTCATTACGTCCGGACCGATAACATCTGGCCCACTAAACTCTTCTGGTGCTCCTAGGAAAGTGTCTGGTCCTTTGGAAGCGACGGGTTCGATGAAGCTGCAAGGTTCAGCCGCTGCTGTTCACAATCAAGCTGTAACTGTTCTTAGTCAAGGTGATGAGTACTCCTTCACAAGGAATTTTCCAAAGGCCGTGTTTTGGTTATTAATTCTGCTTTTTCTCATGGGTTTCATTGCTGGCGGTTTTATTTTTGGAGCCGTGCACAATGCCATTCTCCTTATTGTGGTTGTGATTCTCTTTGGCTTAGTTGGTGCGTCTTTCACTTGGAATACTTATTGGGGAAGAAGAGCTATTATGGGATTCGTTGCTAATTATCCGGACTCAGAGCTAAGAACCGCAAAGAATGGACAATTTGTGAAAGTCTCTGGGGTAAGTTTTACTTCTCTTGACTAAATCGTTGATTATTATTGGAAAGTGTGTCTTCTCCTATAGGATTTATATTCTCTATGTCGTATACGATACATTACTGATTTCAAATGTTTTACTTCCACGTGACTTTCATCTGTATGATTTTggtttttattataaattattcttCATCTGCTTTAGAAGTACTTTGCTTGCTCTTGTAATTACTAGAGGTTTTCAAATGTCACTTTTAAATTAACATGCTGGAAAGGATTGAAAGTCTACTAGTAGAGTTGACTGATTGTGTGAATCTTGACTTTTTGTcacataaaagaaattatataatTGTCACACTAGGGAACATGATACTTCTATTAAATAGCCTTTACCTGTATTAGGTCTTAGGTGCAATGATGCATAAGTCGATGCAGCTAAGATATGTATTGATACTTACACAAATATATATGATTCTGTATGAATATGAGTGTGAATAATATTGATGttttatcttttataattttactgTATCgcttaaaatataaaatctacTGCACAGATGAGACCTAGAATGTTGAATGTGACCGAATACGAGAGCTAACAAGAAAGTAAACTTGGTGTTGTTAGGTGATAATATTATGATAAATGATTGATCACATGAGACAAGATAGGATTAGGTAAAAAGTATTAAATAG encodes:
- the LOC123919807 gene encoding uncharacterized membrane protein At1g16860-like isoform X2 gives rise to the protein MGSRIPSHQLSNGLYVSGRPEQPKERLPTMTSAAMPYTGGDIKKSGELGKMFDIPVDGSKSRKSGPITGAPSRTTSFGGAGSHSGPIHPNAAARAIYTTGGGSTSQKKSNSGPLSKHGEPVKRSSGPQSGGVTPTGRQNSGPLPPILPTTGLITSGPITSGPLNSSGAPRKVSGPLEATGSMKLQGSAAAVHNQAVTVLSQVGASFTWNTYWGRRAIMGFVANYPDSELRTAKNGQFVKVSGVVTCGNVPLESSFQKVPRCVYTSTSLYEYRGWDSKAANPTHRRLSWGLRLLERRVVDFYISDFQSGLRALVKTGHGARVTPYVDDSVLINVNPTKEELSQEFLRWLGERNLSSDDRIMRLQEGHIKEGSTVSVMGVVQRNENVLMIVPPPEPITTGCHWLKCIFPANLEGIVLRCEDMSKNDVIPV
- the LOC123919807 gene encoding uncharacterized membrane protein At1g16860-like isoform X1, with translation MGSRIPSHQLSNGLYVSGRPEQPKERLPTMTSAAMPYTGGDIKKSGELGKMFDIPVDGSKSRKSGPITGAPSRTTSFGGAGSHSGPIHPNAAARAIYTTGGGSTSQKKSNSGPLSKHGEPVKRSSGPQSGGVTPTGRQNSGPLPPILPTTGLITSGPITSGPLNSSGAPRKVSGPLEATGSMKLQGSAAAVHNQAVTVLSQGDEYSFTRNFPKAVFWLLILLFLMGFIAGGFIFGAVHNAILLIVVVILFGLVGASFTWNTYWGRRAIMGFVANYPDSELRTAKNGQFVKVSGVVTCGNVPLESSFQKVPRCVYTSTSLYEYRGWDSKAANPTHRRLSWGLRLLERRVVDFYISDFQSGLRALVKTGHGARVTPYVDDSVLINVNPTKEELSQEFLRWLGERNLSSDDRIMRLQEGHIKEGSTVSVMGVVQRNENVLMIVPPPEPITTGCHWLKCIFPANLEGIVLRCEDMSKNDVIPV